One region of Bombus affinis isolate iyBomAffi1 chromosome 3, iyBomAffi1.2, whole genome shotgun sequence genomic DNA includes:
- the LOC126914351 gene encoding transmembrane and ubiquitin-like domain-containing protein 1 — protein MTLIEGVGDEVTDFCIVVVVLLVGWLAWYSTSITDQPLIRTVLVIHRTRTRLAELRATHQNASSFTRPPNLEVTEEETIEPITDDSNSTSQNCPETSIADTNGEISPDTHRMSEATATEEVLIEAMDSFNDSATKLQKQTKINPPKETSISTSTCNEPIEHECENLSDTNEISIKLKFINDDQKMVTGSLKELLGDFKRRHFQTELDAQKLVRLVFNGRVLQPDSQTLEKCGLYNNCVVHCLVHQPRPNPVPSQASTLDNSSSIYFNPQSFPEIPVGTGISSVHNEWDLSRPLVIILTVMLSFAWYSRYHYAQFFTASTTLALYALTAIFAIVTSFEHIGSGHQEEHEELL, from the exons ATGACTCTAATCGAAGGCGTAGGAGATGAAGTAACAGATTTTTGTATTGTTGTGGTTGTGCTCTTAGTAGGATGGCTTGCCTGGTATTCCACAAGTATTACAGATCAACCATTAATACGCACAGTACTTGTAATACATCGAACACGCACACGTCTTGCTGAACTTAGAGCTACTCATCAAAATGCAAGCTCATTTACACGACCTCCAAATTTGGAGGTAACCGAAGAAGAAACTATAGAACCAATTACAGATGATAGTAATAGCACTTCACAAAATTGTCCTGAAACATCTATTGCAG ACACAAATGGAGAAATTTCTCCTGACACACATAGAATGTCTGAAGCAACAGCTACAGAGGAAGTACTTATTGAAGCTATGGATTCATTTAATGATAGTGCAACAAAGTTGCAAAAACAAACCAAAATAAACCCTCCGAAAGAGACTAGTATATCAACATCAACGTGTAATGAACCAATAGAACATGAATGTGAAAATCTTTCAGACACTAATGAAATTAGCATAAAACTAAAGTTTATAAACGATGATCAAAAAATGGTTACTGGTAGCCTGAAAGAATTACTTGGAGATTTTAAGAg gAGACATTTTCAAACAGAGCTTGATGCACAAAAATTAGTGCGTCTAGTTTTTAATGGCCGAGTATTGCAACCTGATAGTCAAACATTGGAAAAATGTGGCTTGTATAACAATTGTGTAGTTCATTGTTTGGTTCACCAACCACGACCAAATCCTGTACCATCTCAAGCATCAACATTAGATAATTCGTCGTCAATATATTTTAATCCTCAATCATTTCCTGAAATCCCTGTTGGTACAGGAATTAGTTCAGTACATAACGAATGGGATTTGAGTAGACCATTAGTGATCATTTTGACTGTCATGTTAAGTTTTGCTTGGTATTCCCGATACCACTATGCTCAATTTTTTACTGCGAGTACTACGCTCGCATTGTACGCCCTCACTGCAATTTTCGCAAT TGTAACATCATTTGAACACATTGGTTCCGGACATCAAGAAGAACATGAAGAGTTACTGTGA
- the LOC126914327 gene encoding isoleucine--tRNA ligase, cytoplasmic, with amino-acid sequence MIEKLPETINFPKEEEIILELWKTCDTFQNSLRLSKGRPKYSFYDGPPFATGLPHYGHILAGTIKDIVTRYAYQSGYHVERRFGWDTHGLPVEFEIDKTLNIKGPGDVAKMGIANYNKECRSIVMKYATEWETIVGRIGRWIDFKNDYKTLYPWYMESIWWIFKELYNKDLVYQGVKVMPFSTGCNTPLSNFESGQNYKDVVDPSIVVSFPIVDEPGVSLLAWTTTPWTLPSNLALCCNPTFEYVEVKDHSSDNVYIILESSLELVYKSKDSYTVQGKRKGCDLKGKVYNPPFPYFQNLREKGAFVVLNDTYVTAETGTGIVHQAPYFGEDDYRCCLEAGVITKDQEIVCPIDSCGCFVEPVHDFVGKYVKDADKDIIKYLQINKKLIHSSTTKHSYPYCWRSDTPLIYKAVPSWFIRVEAIKDRLITANSNTYWVPDYVKDKRFGNWLRDARDWAISRNRYWGNPIPLWISEDGQEIVCVGSIAELEELTNTKVTDIHRESIDHLTIPSNRPGCPPLRRVPEVFDCWFESGSMPYAQMHYPFENRKEFEENFPADFIGEGIDQTRGWFYTLLVISTALFGKAPFKNLVANGLILASDGQKMSKRKKNYPDPVGIVNKYGADALRLYLINSPVVRAENLRFKEEGVRDIIKDVFLPWYNAFRFLMQNIERFEREEKINFIYDESKKICSNNIMDRWILSFTQTLLQFFKQEMHAYKLYTVVPHLIKYIDNLTNWYVRMNRKRIKGDGGAADCQQALSTLFSVLYIMVRVNAPFTPFLTEFMFQRLVKLLSVSKTNMDSVHYQMIPESNLQLIDEKIEKAISYMQTIIELGRVIRDRKTIPVKYPLPGIVVIHQDAKVLKEIESLKSYILEELNVKELTVTTDKEKYGVKLRAEPDHKILGARLKGDFKSVTQAIKELSDEELQVFVAKKEISVQGHKLEEQDLRLMFSFTGPAAEQLCKQYEAHSEGNILILLDITPDESMHNEGVAREVINRIQKLRKKAQLVPSDEAIAYYEIQDQDSNLAKVIISHKDFIENATKTPQENISKMPNNANVIIEEMQKIKGIDMKLVLVKTKIDKIENNKINVEPFLKYVNIELIGIKPRFGATSCVGTVLLETPNSLVPISYKQLKHEIELIFGIYDCAYNLHIDNKPVSEETNILSLHKQIIKVMKIGFAETETSTVLKQPVCNFININSTLGKGTILLENPKGNFCLNNTMLKEELNIFFNKLNVSEPIPKVLNDLCGKTLQLS; translated from the coding sequence ATGATAGAAAAACTTCCGGAGACGATTAATTTTCCAAAAGAAGAAGAGATCATTTTAGAATTGTGGAAAACATGTGATACTTTTCAAAACTCTTTAAGGTTGTCGAAAGGAAGACCAAAATATTCGTTTTACGATGGTCCACCGTTTGCTACGGGATTACCTCACTACGGGCACATACTTGCAGGAACAATAAAAGATATTGTAACAAGGTATGCTTATCAATCTGGTTATCACGTGGAAAGAAGATTTGGCTGGGATACTCATGGTCTACCTGTCGAATTTGAAATagataaaacattaaatataaaaggtCCTGGTGATGTTGCTAAAATGGGTATAGCAAACTATAATAAAGAATGTCGAAGCATTGTAATGAAATATGCAACCGAATGGGAAACGATTGTAGGTAGAATTGGCAGATGGATAGATTTCAAAAATGATTATAAAACATTATATCCTTGGTATATGGAATCCATTTGGTggatttttaaagaattatacAATAAAGATCTTGTATACCAAGGTGTTAAAGTAATGCCTTTTTCTACGGGTTGTAACACTCCTTTATCTAATTTTGAATCAGGGCAGAATTATAAAGATGTTGTTGATCCTTCTATAGTTGTATCATTTCCTATAGTGGATGAACCAGGTGTTTCTCTCCTTGCCTGGACTACTACTCCTTGGACTCTACCCAGCAACCTAGCACTTTGCTGTAATCCTACTTTTGAATATGTAGAAGTTAAAGATCATTCATCTGATaatgtttatattatattagagTCAAGTTTAGAACTTGTTTATAAATCTAAAGATTCTTATACTGTACAAGGTAAAAGGAAAGGATGTGATTTGAAAGGAAAGGTATATAATCCTCCTTTCCCATATTTTCAAAATCTAAGAGAGAAAGGTGCTTTTGTAGTATTAAATGATACCTATGTCACAGCAGAGACTGGAACAGGTATTGTTCATCAAGCACCCTATTTTGGAGAAGATGATTACCGATGTTGTTTGGAAGCTGGTGTCATAACAAAAGATCAGGAAATCGTATGCCCAATAGATAGTTGTGGATGTTTTGTAGAACCAGTACATGATTTTGTTGGAAAATATGTAAAAGATGCTGACAAGGATATCATTAAATATCTccagataaataaaaaattaattcatagTAGTACTACTAAACACAGTTATCCATATTGTTGGAGATCTGATACACCACTAATATATAAAGCTGTACCCTCATGGTTTATCAGAGTAGAAGCCATAAAAGATAGACTTATTACAGCAAATAGTAATACTTATTGGGTACCAGATTATGTCAAAGATAAACGATTTGGTAATTGGTTAAGAGATGCTCGTGATTGGGCTATTAGTAGAAACCGATATTGGGGCAACCCAATTCCTTTATGGATTTCAGAAGATGGGCAAGAAATTGTATGTGTAGGAAGTATAGCAGAATTGGAAGAATTGACTAATACAAAAGTAACAGATATTCATAGAGAAAGTATAGATCATTTAACTATACCATCAAACCGACCAGGATGTCCACCTTTACGACGAGTACCTGAAGTATTTGACTGTTGGTTTGAATCTGGGTCAATGCCATATGCACAAATGCATTATCCTTTTGAAAATCGGAAAGAATTTGAAGAGAATTTTCCAGCTGATTTTATTGGAGAAGGTATTGATCAAACTCGTGGATGGTTTTACACTTTATTAGTTATATCAACAGCTCTTTTTGGGAAAGCTCCATTTAAAAATCTAGTAGCTAATGGTTTGATACTTGCATCTGATGGACAAAAGATGTCTAAACGTAAAAAGAATTATCCAGATCCTGTGGGAATTGTTAATAAGTATGGAGCAGATGCTCTTCGTTTATACTTAATTAATTCTCCTGTTGTAAGAGCAGAAAATTTGCGTTTTAAGGAAGAAGGAGTTAGGGATATTATAAAAGATGTGTTTTTGCCTTGGTACAATGCGTTTAGATTCTTAATGCAAAATATCGAAAGAtttgaaagagaagaaaaaattaatttcatatatGATGAATCTAAAAAAATATGTTCAAATAATATAATGGATAGATGGATTTTATCTTTTACACAaacattattacaattttttaaacaagaaaTGCATGCTTataagttatatactgtagtaCCTCACttgataaaatatatagataATCTTACCAACTGGTATGTAAGAATGAATAGGAAACGTATAAAGGGAGATGGTGGTGCAGCTGATTGCCAACAAGCTTTGTCAACTTTGTTTTCTGTTCTTTATATAATGGTTCGCGTAAATGCGCCATTTACACCATTTTTAACAGAATTCATGTTCCAACGATTAGTTAAATTACTTTCAGTATCTAAAACTAACATGGATAGTGTTCATTATCAAATGATACCAGAATCTAATTTACAATTAATAGATGAAAAGATTGAAAAGGCTATATCTTATATGCAAACTATAATTGAACTAGGACGTGTTATCAGGGATAGGAAAACAATTCCTGTTAAATACCCATTACCAGGAATTGTAGTAATTCATCAAGATGCTAAAGTATTAAAAGAAATAGAATCTCTGAAATCATATATTCTAGAAGAACTTAATGTAAAAGAATTAACTGTTACTACAGATAAGGAGAAGTATGGTGTTAAATTGAGAGCAGAACCAGATCATAAAATACTTGGAGCCCGCCTTAAAGGAGATTTTAAATCTGTTACTCAAGCTATTAAAGAGCTTTCTGATGAAGAATTACAAGTGTTTGTTGCGAAGAAAGAAATTAGTGTCCAAGGTCATAAATTGGAAGAACAAGATTTACGACTGATGTTTAGTTTCACAGGACCAGCAGCTGAACAATTGTGTAAACAATATGAGGCTCATAGCGaaggaaatattttaatattactagATATTACTCCTGATGAAAGCATGCACAATGAGGGAGTGGCAAGAGAAGTAATCAATAGGATTCAAAAACTGAGAAAAAAAGCTCAATTAGTTCCATCAGATGAAGCCATTGCATATTACGAAATACAAGATCAAGATAGTAATTTGGCAAAAGTAATTATCAGTCACAAAGATTTTATCGAAAATGCAACTAAAACTCCACAAGAGAATATATCAAAAATGCCAAATAATGCGAATGTAATTATAGAAGAAATGCAAAAGATTAAAGGCATTGACATGAAACTTGTCTTAGTAAAAACTAAAatagataaaattgaaaataacaaaataaatgtGGAaccttttttaaaatatgtaaacATTGAACTTATAGGTATAAAGCCAAGATTTGGAGCAACTAGTTGTGTAGGAACTGTATTGTTAGAAACTCCTAATTCATTAGTTCCTATTTCTTACAAACAATTAAAACACGAAATTGAGTTAATATTCGGTATTTATGATTGCGCTTATAATTTGCACATCGACAATAAACCAGTATCAGaggaaacaaatattttatcattacataaacaaataataaaagtaaTGAAAATAGGTTTTGCTGAAACTGAAACATCTACAGTATTAAAACAACcagtttgtaattttattaatatcaatagCACATTAGGGAAAGGTACTATTCTTCTGGAAAATCCAAAAGGAAATTTTTGTTTGAATAATACAATGTTAAAAGAAGAATTAAATATCttctttaataaattaaatgtttCTGAACCTATACCTAAAGTGCTAAATGATTTATGTGGGAAGACGCTACAATTAAGTTAA
- the LOC126914335 gene encoding ADAM 17-like protease, translated as MELQNIFLIYYVLFTIQNTYGLHRNLKYYETLHLSQLQHNIVKRGIQHSYHPYNKINELEFYSHGRYFRLILTPRKEVIHSKFKAYEVNGNGEEKTIHLDHESFYHGRVFGEIDSHAQMHIDNGVLTGSITISDETFHIEPSWRHLPHLGNETMIIYKSSDVKLSWEHFEHGEGHTHGAPKTCGYVKEELDIPVNNEEEKEGEEKSDPKSHEHSRAKRQTETYEYTPTKTRCPLLLVADYRFYQEMGASSTKTTINYLISLIDRVHKIYNDTLWQERQEQDGFKGMGFVIKKIVVHSEPTRVRGGETHYNMVREKWDVRTLLEVFSREYSHKDFCLAHLFTDLKFEGGILGLAYVGSPRRNSVGGICTPEYFKNGYTLYLNSGLSSSRNHYGQRVITREADLVTAHEFGHNWGSEHDPDITECSPSASQGGSYLMYTYSVSGYDVNNKRFSPCSLRSIRKVLQAKSGRCFSEPEESFCGNLRVEGDEECDAGLLGTEDNDACCDKNCKLRRSQGAVCSDKNSPCCQSCAFMPLGVKCRDAQYATCEQESRCTGASSECPRSPPMKDGTGCLERGQCRLGKCVPYCETQGLQSCMCDTIGDACKRCCRMSLNETCFPIDPQDILPDGTPCIQGFCNKGICEKTIQDVVERFWDIIEDININKVMRFLKDNIVGAVIIITAIVWIPTSCVISYIDHRRIKESEKKWRWKHTDELIHPDEQRQIIRIGGQRQKIPHVTQQS; from the exons ATGGAActtcaaaatatatttctaatatattaCGTTTTATTTACTATACAAAACACAT ATGGtcttcatagaaatttaaagtATTATGAAACTCTTCATCTATCCCAATTGCAACATAACATTGTAAAACGGGGTATTCAGCATAGTTACCAtccttataataaaataaatgaattagAGTTTTACTCCCATGGACGatactttcgattaattttaaCACCAAGAAAAGAAGTTATTCATTCCAAATTCAAAGCATATGAAGTAAATGGTAATGGAGAAGAAAAGACTATACATTTAG ATCACGAAAGCTTTTATCATGGACGAGTATTTGGTGAAATTGATTCTCATGCACAAATGCATATTGACAATGGTGTTCTTACAGGCAGCATTACAATTTCCGATGAAACATTTCACATTGAG CCATCTTGGAGACATCTTCCTCATTTAGGGAATGAAACAATGATTATTTATAAATCATCAGATGTTAAATTAAGTTGGGAACATTTTGAACATGGAGAAGGGCATACACATGGTGCTCCCAAAACTTGTGGATACGTAAAAGAGGAATTAG ACATTCCGGTAAATaacgaggaagagaaagaaggagaagaaaagtCTGATCCTAAATCACATGAACATTCCAGGGCAAAGAGACAGACGGAAACTTATGAATATACTCCAACAAAAACAAGATGTCCATTATTATTAGTTGCTGACTATCGTTTTTACCAAGAAATGGGTGCTAGCAgtacaaaaactacaattaatTATCTA ATAAGTTTAATTGATAGAGTACATAAAATTTATAATGATACTTTATGGCAAGAAAGACAAGAACAAGATGGATTTAAAGGAATGGGCTTTGTCATTAAAAAGATTGTAGTTCATAGCGAACCAACTCGTGTAAGAGGTGGTGAGACACATTATAATATGGTTAGAGAAAAATGGGATGTTCGCACATTGCTTGAG GTTTTTAGTCGAGAATATAGTCACAAAGATTTTTGTTTAGCTCATTTATTTACTGATCTTAAATTCGAAGGTGGTATATTAGGATTGGCATATGTTGGGTCACCTCGTAGAAACTCAGTAGGTGGAATTTGTACACCAG aatatttcaaaaatggCTACACATTATATCTCAATTCAGGTTTAAGTTCTAGTAGGAATCACTATGGACAAAGAGTTATCACAAGAGAAGCAGACTTAGTTACTGCACATGAATTTGGTCACAATTGGGGCTCTGAACATGATCCAGATATAACA GAATGCAGTCCAAGTGCTAGTCAAGGAGGTTCATACTTAATGTATACGTATAGTGTTAGTGGATATGATGTGAATAACAAG CGTTTTTCACCATGTAGTTTAAGATCTATTAGAAAAGTATTACAAGCAAAGTCAGGTCGCTGCTTTTCCGAACCAGAAGAATCATTCTGTGGTAATTTACGGGTTGAAGGAGATGAAGAATGCGATGCAGGATTGCTTGGTACAGAAGACAATGATGCTTGTTGTGATAAAAATTGTAAACTTCGTAGAAGTCAAGGAGCAGTTTGTAG TGATAAAAATTCACCTTGTTGTCAAAGTTGTGCATTCATGCCATTAGGTGTAAAATGTCGCGATGCACAATATGCTACATGCGAACAAGAATCACGCTGTACAGGAGCATCTAGTGAATGTCCTAGATCTCCACCAATGAAGGATGGTACAGGTTGCCTTGAAAGAGGTCAATGCAGACTTGGAAAATGTGTACCATATTGTGAGACACAGGGTTTGCAGAGTTGCATGTGTGATACAA TTGGAGATGCATGTAAAAGATGCTGTCGAATGAGTTTAAATGAAACATGTTTCCCCATAGATCCACAAGATATTTTACCTGATGGAACACCATGTATTCAAGGCTTCTGTAATAAG GGTATTTGTGAAAAAACAATTCAAGATGTAGTAGAGCGATTTTGGGATATTATTGAGGACATAAACATTAACAAAGTTATGCGATTTTTAAAAGATAATATAGTAGGTGCTGTTATAATTATTACTGCCATTGTATGGATTCCCACTAGCTGCGTTATTAGTTACATCGACCACAGACGAATTAAAGAAAGTGAAAAAAAGTGGCGTTGGAAGCACACAGATGAACTTATTCACCCAGATGAGCAAAGACAAATTATCCGTATTGGTGGACAACGACAAAAGATACCCCACGTTACGCAACAATCGTAA
- the LOC126914356 gene encoding cysteine and histidine-rich domain-containing protein morgana: MSHEENLLPCYNRGCGKKFDPNDNKEGDCVYHSGYPVFHDAYKGWSCCNKKCTDFTEFLNIKGCVKSYHSNIKPAEPEKPVVDKSKCNEIIEVIAQPLSNGSALERPPFETPQVSLTPDVSPALLEQTKGLTSNISQNICENKVQIGQSCKNNSCKATYNGPASDDEVCNHHPGVPIFHEGMKYWSCCQKKTTDFFTFLEQPGCAQGKHTWISKNTGKRAKCRMDWHQTGTFVVISVYAKKYQPDQSSIKLNPIRLTVDLFFVEENSRYNLDLELRGIVDITQSSVNMLPTKVEIKLKKAEPGSWAKLDFPRATEEETEEDSQNDENISAQVEAVDLSDL; encoded by the exons ATGTCGCATGAAGAAAATTTATTGCCTTGTTATAATCGTGGCTGTGGCAAAAAATTTGATCCGAACGATAATAAGGAAG GAGATTGTGTTTACCACTCTGGCTATCCAGTATTTCATGATGCCTATAAAGGTTGGTCTTGTTGTAATAAGAAGTGTACAGACTTTacagaatttttaaatatcaagGGATGTGTGAAATCATATCATTCAAATATTAAACCAGCAGAGCCAGAAAAGCCTGTTGTTGATAAATCAAAATGCAATGAAATAATCGAAGTAATTGCTCAACCTCTTAGCAATGGATCTGCTTTAGAAAGACCTCCTTTTGAAACTCCACAAGTCAGTTTAACGCCAGATGTGTCACCTGCTTTATTAGAACAAACTAAAGGATTAACTTCTAATATATCACAAAACATATGTGAAAATAAAGTTCAAATTGGACAAAGTTGCAAGAATAATTCATGTAAGGCTACATACAATGGCCCTGCCTCTGATGATGAAGTATGTAATCATCATCCTGGTGTTCCTATCTTCCACGAAGGAATGAAATATTGGTCTTGTTGCCAAAAGAAAACCACAGACTTCTTTACATTTTTAGAACAACCAGGATGTGCACAAGGAAAGCACACATGGATTTCTAAA aaTACTGGTAAGAGAGCTAAATGCAGAATGGATTGGCATCAAACAGGGACATTTGTTGTAATTTCAGTTTATGCTAAGAAATATCAACCAGATCAATcatctattaaattaaatcctATACGATTAACTGTGGATTTGTTCTTCGTAGAAGAAAACTCTAGATATAATCTTGATTTAGAATTAAGAGGA ATTGTTGATATTACACAAAGCAGTGTCAATATGCTTCCTACTAAAGTAGAGATTAAATTAAAGAAAGCAGAACCTGGGTCATGGGCAAAGCTGGATTTTCCTAGAGCAACTGAAGAAGAAACTGAAGAAGATAGCCAAAATGACGAAAATATTAGTGCACAAGTTGAAGCTGTAGATCTTAGTGATCTTTAA
- the LOC126914245 gene encoding piggyBac transposable element-derived protein 4-like: MNEKNGIGEFYLDDLSDCPDNYSRNNSGDESDGSDTIIRKRGSVLPPRYSDSEDDEISNVEDNANNVENNDDIWSTNDEAIILEPFEGSPGIKIMPSSPESVTDNVNLFFGNDFFEHLVRESNRYHYQVMEKYKIPSKAKKWTDITVPEMKKFLGLIVLMGQIKKDVLYDYWSTDPSIETPFFSQVMSRNRFVQIMQSWHFCNNDNIPHESHRLAKIQPVIDYFRRKFNDVYKPCQQLSLDESIIPWRGKLSIKTYNPAKITKYGILVRMLSEAVTGYVCNFDVYAADGKKLEDTAVIEPYKNIWHQIYQDNYYNSVKMARILLKNKVRVCGTIRKNRGLPRSLKTIQLSRGQYEFRRNHQILLEVWNNGRRNVNMISTIHSAQLTESRSKSKRSDVPIQKPNSIIDYNKYMKGVDRADQYLAYYSIFRKTKKWTKRVVMFFINCALFNSFRVYTILNGKNITYKNFLHKVAVSWIEDGEINCTEQDDNLPNSEPTRRAPRLDHPGRLSNYGKHKLINIVTSGRSLKPQRQCRVCAVQKKRSRTCFVCKFCNVPLHKGDCFERYHTLKKY, encoded by the coding sequence atgaacgaaaagaatggtattggagagtTTTATTTAGATGATCTGTCAGATTGTCCTGacaattattcaagaaataaTAGTGGTGACGAAAGTGATGGCAGTGATACAATTATTCGGAAACGAGGTTCTGTATTGCCACCAAGATATAGTGATTCAGAAGATGATGAGATAAGTAATGTCGAAGACAATGCAAATAATGTTGAAAATAACGATGATATATGGTCGACGAACGACGAAGCAATAATTTTGGAACCTTTCGAAGGTAGCCCCGGTATAAAAATTATGCCAAGTTCCCCAGAAAGTGTGACGGACAATGTCAATTTATTTTTTGGAAATGACTTTTTCGAGCACTTGGTGAGGGAATCCAACAGATATCATTATCAGGttatggaaaaatataaaattccatCAAAAGCGAAAAAATGGACAGATATAACGGTACCGGAAATGAAGAAGTTTTTAGGACTAATAGTTCTAATGGGACAAATAAAAAAGGACGTTCTTTACGATTATTGGTCCACTGATCCAAGTATAGAAACTCCATTCTTCTCACAAGTAATGAGTAGGAACAGATTTGTGCAAATAATGCAGAGCTGGCATTTTTGCAACAATGACAACATTCCTCATGAATCACATAGGCTTGCTAAAATCCAGCCTGTTATTGATTATTTTAGGCGAAAATTTAACGATGTATATAAACCCTGTCAACAATTATCTTTGGATGAGTCTATAATTCCGTGGAGAGGTAAGTTATCCATTAAAACGTATAATCCcgcaaaaattacaaaatacggAATACTTGTGAGAATGCTGTCTGAAGCTGTCACAGGATACGTATGTAACTTTGATGTGTATGCTGCTGATGGCAAAAAATTAGAAGATACCGCGGTTATTGAACCGTATAAGAACATATGGCACCAGATTTATCAAGATAACTACTATAACAGTGTAAAAATGGCTAGAATTCTCTTGAAAAATAAAGTGCGAGTGTGCGGAACCATTCGAAAAAATAGAGGTCTTCCTCGATCACTCAAAACAATACAACTTTCAAGAGGTCAGTACGAATTTCGTAGGAATCATCAAATTTTGTTAGAAGTATGGAATAATGGCAGAAGAAACGTCAATATGATCTCAACTATACATTCTGCACAGTTAACGGAATCCAGAAGCAAAAGTAAAAGATCAGACGTCCCAATACAAAAGCCTAATTCAATCAtagattataataaatatatgaagGGCGTAGATCGCGCGGACCAATATCTAGCATATTATTCCATTtttagaaaaacaaaaaaatggaCTAAACGGGTTGTAATGTTTTTTATCAACTGCGcactttttaattcatttagaGTATACACAATCCTAAACGGAAAAAATATTACGTATAAAAATTTCTTGCACAAAGTCGCAGTTTCATGGATAGAAGATGGTGAAATTAATTGTACAGAGCAAGATGACAATCTACCTAATTCTGAACCCACAAGGAGAGCACCCAGATTAGACCATCCCGGAAGACTGTCGAATTATGGAAAACATAAACTTATAAATATAGTAACCAGCGGTCGAAGTTTAAAACCCCAAAGACAATGCAGAGTTTGTGCAGttcaaaaaaaaagaagcagaaCATGTTTTGTTTGTAAATTTTGCAATGTTCCACTGCATAAAGGCGACTGTTTCGAACGATATCatactttaaaaaaatattaa
- the LOC126914360 gene encoding esterase OVCA2, with protein sequence MPYLILIKRFINVIMDNSTTKLRILAIHGYAQSDVIFKTKLGSLRKGFKKEIDFTFLRAPHKVPMRSNFNIDTEEDAYGWWFNTKDHIFKAVVPSNLAVGFEESIVLIEETFKKFGPFDGILGFSQGAAFATLLCFMQQKKLLQIKFEFAIIISGFKSLCTPHGIYYDGKISIPSLHIYGKTDQVIPTEMAEEVSEMFINKTNITHEGGHYIPSKKEYYKEFIMGMFLNKNKNN encoded by the exons atgccatatttgatattaattaaacgaTTTATTAATGTCATTATGGATAATTCAACAACTAAGTTGCGA atacttGCAATTCATGGATATGCTCAATCAGAtgttatttttaaaacaaaattggGCTCTTTAAGAAAAGGATTTAAAAAAGAGAttgattttacatttttaagagCCCCACATAAAGTTCCAATGAGAAGTAACTTTAATATCGATACAGAAGAAGATG CATATGGATGGTGGTTCAATACGAAAGATCACATATTTAAAGCAGTTGTTCCAAGCAATTTAGCTGTAGGTTTTGAAGAAAGTATAGTTCTAATAGAAGagacatttaaaaaatttggtCCTTTTGATGGCATTTTAGGCTTTTCACAAGGTGCAGCATTTGCTACTCTACTCTGTTTTATGCAACAAAAGAAGT TGTTGCAGATCAAGTTTGAGTTTGCAATTATTATATCTGGATTCAAATCATTATGTACACCTCATGGAATATATTATGATGGAAAAATAAGCATACCTTCTTTACATATTTATGGAAAGACTGATCAAGTTATACCAAcag aAATGGCAGAGGAGGTTAGTGAAATGTTTATAAATAAGACAAATATAACACATGAAGGTGGTCATTATATACCAAgtaaaaaagaatattataaaGAATTTATTATGGGAATGTTcttaaacaaaaacaaaaataattag
- the LOC126914367 gene encoding elongin-B, with amino-acid sequence MDVFLMIRRKNMTIFTDAKDNTTVLELKKIIEGILKIPPVNQQLFNKDNVPMSDGKFLSDYGLTSATAKPQCPALVGLAVRQENGQFEALEMTPFSLPPDLPDVMKSQEANGQEQSP; translated from the exons ATg GATGTGTTTCTAATGATTCGGCGAAAAAATATGACCATATTTACCGATGCCAAGGATAATACCACAGTTCTTGAACttaaaaaaattatagaag GTATATTAAAAATACCACCTGTGAATCAACAGCTGTTCAATAAGGACAATGTTCCAATGTCAGATGGTAAATTTTTATCTGATTATGGACTAACATCAGCAACTGCAAAACCACAATGTCCTGCATTAGTAGGATTAGCTGTACGCCAAGAAAATGGTCAATTTGAAGCTTTAGAGATGACACCATTTTCATTACCACCTGATTTACCAGATGTTATGAAATCTCAAGAAGCCAATGGACAAGAACAGTCACCTTGA